In Punica granatum isolate Tunisia-2019 unplaced genomic scaffold, ASM765513v2 Contig00383, whole genome shotgun sequence, a single genomic region encodes these proteins:
- the LOC116190209 gene encoding uncharacterized protein LOC116190209: MTSKTIHEEASIIALWAQILLSSLGGCDTITAYSLEDNELWGRKSLAAAFQVGGSIFLIPLAWHPSDNYLSYLSIAMLVVAALSCFERVYVHYKASKNALTKSMLSPPNPGPDYHKFIEEYSSRKEEGYRMTLYEIAQIPDPTSTRPEQDTSNDDAANLVQARALFPVFQQLFVDLILGDNDMIASINFFCGLTPLNAFRIVEMEIQTMSHLLHTKAKVLCTWWGGLLRLITILMSSTVLGFFVKLMVEDHSSLKYEWPDKITTLLLLIWTVLQESSFIRFLGEIQGQRGYFHPLYVVLPVSSYKCPANLLISSLRMLVQIGQYTGILIRRMTTCICHINCRIDKNNSWSNSMGQFCLLEYCIRRKKGCLWKMLEYFDVDKVIFYTPYKEIGEDLKQFLFDMVCKRSHIIQENLYNRLGIRSPAGQLMNQITSTAMTARDLLRQSNLHYLDWSTELEFDHQILIWHIATDLCSYEDRNCNEAILRNIKLSEQLSRYMAYLLVDCPFMLPRGIGHIRIQDTSAEASRVFGGGITGSRDNHLNEACKRLLRVTEMAEMKPEQVKGSISKSVLFEGHRLAGEFQYDRKRHRGMNAAEFRKFKWETIAGVWIQFLLYAAKECSGESHAKQLKVGGELLTHTWMMMAHFGLTDHFQMRQGSFITNVVLQ, encoded by the coding sequence ATGACATCAAAAACTATACATGAGGAGGCCAGCATTATCGCGCTCTGGGCACAGATTCTTCTCTCAAGCCTCGGCGGATGCGATACCATCACTGCCTACTCCTTGGAAGACAACGAACTGTGGGGACGGAAGTCTCTTGCAGCTGCATTCCAAGTAGGGGGATCTATATTTCTCATACCACTCGCATGGCATCCATCGGACAACTACTTATCCTATCTAAGCATAGCCATGCTCGTGGTCGCGGCTTTAAGTTGCTTCGAAAGGGTGTATGTTCACTATAAGGCTAGCAAGAATGCACTTACAAAGTCCATGCTCTCTCCACCTAATCCTGGTCCAGATTATCACAAGTTCATAGAGGAGTACTCTTCAAGGAAGGAGGAGGGATATCGGATGACCCTTTATGAGATTGCTCAGATCCCAGACCCCACAAGCACTCGACCTGAGCAAGATACATCCAATGATGATGCGGCAAATCTTGTCCAAGCAAGGGCACTGTTTCCCGTTTTCCAGCAGCTTTTCGTGGATCTCATTCTAGGCGATAATGACATGATTGCGAGCATCAACTTCTTCTGCGGCTTGACACCACTGAATGCTTTCAGGATAGTGGAAATGGAAATCCAAACCATGTCCCATTTGCTCCACACCAAAGCTAAGGTCCTTTGTACTTGGTGGGGTGGCCTTCTTCGCCTGATAACTATTTTAATGTCCTCAACAGTTCTAGGTTTTTTCGTCAAATTAATGGTTGAAGATCACTCGAGTTTGAAGTATGAATGGCCTGACAAGATCACGACATTGCTGTTGCTGATTTGGACTGTTCTTCAGGAGTCATCCTTCATCCGTTTTCTGGGTGAAATACAGGGTCAGAGAGGCTACTTCCATCCGCTTTATGTTGTACTACCAGTGTCCTCATACAAGTGTCCTGCCAATCTACTTATTTCATCTCTTAGAATGCTAGTGCAAATTGGGCAATATACAGGAATCCTCATCCGTAGAATGACCACCTGTATCTGCCACATCAACTGCCGCATCGACAAGAACAACAGCTGGTCGAATTCCATGGGGCAGttctgcttgctcgagtattGCATCAGAAGGAAAAAGGGGTGTTTGTGGAAAATGCTCGAGTATTTTGATGTGGACAAGGTCATCTTCTACACACCATACAAGGAAATAGGCGAGGATCTGAAGCAGTTCTTATTTGATATGGTTTGCAAGCGGAGCCATATCATCCAGGAGAATCTATACAACAGGCTGGGGATTCGATCCCCAGCTGGTCAGTTGATGAACCAAATTACGAGCACTGCAATGACAGCGAGAGATCTGCTCAGGCAGAGCAATCTCCATTACCTGGATTGGAGTACAGAGTTGGAGTTCGATCATCAGATCTTAATTTGGCACATTGCTACCGATCTATGCAGCTATGAAGATCGAAACTGTAATGAGGCCATTCTCAGAAACATCAAGCTGAGCGAGCAACTTTCGCGATACATGGCCTACCTCCTGGTCGATTGCCCTTTCATGTTGCCCAGAGGGATTGGTCATATCAGAATCCAGGACACTTCTGCCGAGGCATCACGAGTCTTTGGTGGAGGAATTACCGGTTCCAGAGACAATCACCTCAATGAAGCATGTAAGAGGCTCCTTCGGGTGACTGAAATGGCTGAAATGAAACCAGAGCAGGTAAAGGGCAGCATCAGCAAATCTGTTCTGTTTGAGGGGCACAGGCTTGCGGGGGAATTTCAATACGATCGCAAGAGGCATCGTGGCATGAATGCCGCGGAATTCCGCAAATTCAAATGGGAGACTATCGCAGGGGTCTGGATTCAGTTCTTGCTCTACGCTGCAAAAGAGTGCAGCGGAGAATCTCATGCCAAGCAGCTGAAGGTTGGAGGAGAGCTTCTCACACATACTTGGATGATGATGGCACATTTTGGCTTGACCGATCACTTCCAGATGCGCCAGGGCTCCTTCATAACCAATGTTGTATTGCAatga